The Chanodichthys erythropterus isolate Z2021 chromosome 12, ASM2448905v1, whole genome shotgun sequence genome contains a region encoding:
- the LOC137031517 gene encoding uncharacterized protein, giving the protein MSTIQQFVPETCAAIYQVLKEKYLKCPDTVEEWQQVAVGFQNQWHFPNCLGALDGKHINIRPPPGSGSKFFNYKHTFSIVLMALVDSNYRFLYVDVGCNGRISDGGVFGGCSLQDALEKRTSNIPAPAPLPESDQLAPYCIVADEAFPLKEYLMKPYPNRKLSVEQRIFNYRLSRARRVVENAFGILANRFRVLLTTINIQSTAKVEDIVLSCCALHNFLRKECCEVYMAGIDQEEQDHDTVPGRWREDPGLQQASLPRTTNSTTHAKQLRDKLCQYFNSDTGAVPFQWGKI; this is encoded by the exons ATGTCCACAATTCAGCAATTTGTTCCTGAAACCTGTGCAGCAATCTACCAAGTCTTAAAAGAGAAATACCTAAAG tgCCCAGACACAGTGGAAGAGTGGCAGCAAGTAGCCGTTGGATTCCAGAATCAGTGGCATTTCCCAAATTGCCTGGGTGCTCTGGATGGAAAGCACATTAACATTCGTCCCCCTCCAGGATCTGGATCTAAATTCTTCAACTACAAGCATACATTCTCAATAGTGCTTATGGCACTGGTAGACAGCAACTACAGATTTCTGTATGTTGATGTGGGCTGCAACGGGCGCATTTCAGATGGTGGAGTGTTTGGGGGATGCTCATTGCAGGATGCCTTGGAGAAAAGAACATCCAACATTCCTGCACCTGCACCACTTCCTGAATCAGACCAGCTGGCCCCTTACTGCATTGTGGCTGATGAGGCATTCCCCTTAAAGGAATACCTCATGAAGCCATACCCGAACCGCAAGCTGTCTGTAGAGCAACGCATATTCAATTACAGACTTTCGCGAGCTCGAAGGGtggttgaaaatgcatttggcaTCCTGGCAAATCGTTTTCGCGTCCTACTAACCACCATTAATATTCAAAGCACTGCCAAAGTGGAggacattgttttgtcttgctgtGCTCTGCACAACTTTCTGCGCAAAGAGTGCTGTGAAGTGTACATGGCAGGAATCGACCAGGAAGAACAAGATCATGACACTGTCCCTGGAAGATGGAGAGAAGACCCTGGCCTACAGCAGGCCTCTCTGCCACGCACAACCAACAGTACAACACACGCCAAACAGCTCAGGGATAAACTGTGCCAGTACTTTAATTCGGACACCGGTGCAGTGCCCTTTCAGTGGGGCAAAATATAA
- the hpgd gene encoding 15-hydroxyprostaglandin dehydrogenase [NAD(+)] isoform X4, giving the protein MSLHGKVALVTGGAQGIGRAVVEDLLGNGAKVALVDLNQSVGEECKSDLDGQFGEDNCVFIQCDVTDGGKLKDAFQNTVERFGRLDIVINNAGINNEKNWEKTIEVNLTSVIKGTYLALEHMSKEYGKEGGVIINVSSMAGFLDE; this is encoded by the exons ATGAGTCTCCACGGGAAAGTGGCTCTGGTCACCGGCGGCGCGCAAGGCATCGGAAGAGCCGTGGTGGAAGATCTCCTGGGGAATGGGGCGAAG GTTGCACTGGTAGACCTGAACCAGTCTGTGGGAGAGGAATGTAAAAGTGATCTAGATGGTCAGTTTGGAGAGGATAACTGTGTTTTTATCCAGTGTGACGTAACGGACGGAGGGAAACTTAAAG ATGCCTTTCAAAACACAGTAGAGAGGTTTGGACGGCTGGATATTGTCATCAATAATGCTGGAATCAACAATGAGAAGAACTGGGAAAAGACCATTGAAGTAAATTTG ACATCCGTCATAAAGGGGACATATTTAGCACTGGAACACATGAGTAAAGAGTACGGAAAGGAAGGAGGGGTTATCATCAACGTCTCATCTATGGCAG